The Phycisphaerae bacterium sequence GCGGGTTTGGCCCGGCGTCGGCAGCCGAAGGGCCAGCGGGCGTCTCAGGACTCGCTGTCGGGGCCGTGCTCACCCCCGCCGGTCCGGGCGGCGTTTCTGTCACCGGTTGGGCGCGCTTCCGGTCCTCGGCAAGAGGACCGGCTGGCGGCGTGATCGGCGCTGAAGGCGTACTCTCGGCTGCGGCGGGTGGAGCGACCGTTGGTTGTGTCGACGCCGACGGCTCGGTTTCGCCCTTCAGTTTCTTGAGCGCGTCCACGTCCTTCTGGATCTTCTGCTCCAGCACCGCGAACTGCTGTTGAAGCGTCTTGCGCTCCTTGATCGCCAGATCGAAACGGTCCTTGGCCAGTCGCCATTTCGCCTCGAGAGCCGTCGCATCCGTTTCACGCGCGGTTACGGGCTCCTCAGCCCCGTCGGCGCGGAGGTCCTGCGACTTCCTCTCCTGTTCGAGCTCGCGGTCCAGGGAGGTGAATTCCGTTTCGGCCTGCGCGTATTCTCCTTCGGGGTCGTCCAACCTGGCACGCAAACCGTCCAACTGCGCGCGCGACTCGTCGACGGTGCGCTGCAGGCGGGCGATCCTCTCGGCATCGCTGAGTGGCTGCGCGCGCGCTTCGACGGATTCCTGTGCCACACCCGTCCCGGCCGGCTGCGTTGTGGCCACCGGCGAGCTGGCCGGCTCTTGTGCGCGCCCCGCCGCAGCGTGGAGCAACAGAGGCAGCAGAGACAGCGACATGATTCGGTGGGTCATCCGTTCAGCCCTCACAAGATCGCAGCGACTCAGAGGCCACGTGCTCCAGGCTGGCCGGCGTGCACAGCGCGCGTTCAGCCGGCGGTGGCGCACCATTGGGCATGAACGCCGGCTCACGAGCCCGTGCGGCGCGAACCACCCGCTTGCCGCCCCCGCCGCGTGTTGGACACTTGTGCTGTGATACCGTGCTCAACTCCTTGAGTTTCAGTAGGTCCTGCGGACGCAACGCGCGGTGCTGGACGGCTGTGCCGACGGCCGCACTTGTCCAGTCCCTTCGGATGTCGCTTACTGGGGCGCGGGCGGCGTTGTCTCCGCCGAACGGCGGGTGGCGTCTGCCGCTTTTGGCAGGGCAGCGCTTACGATGGCGGCCAGCCGTTGCAACATCGCGCGCATTAACGTGCGCTCCCACTCATCGAGCTTCGCCAGTTCCCGACGGACGCCCTCCTGCAACGCCGAGGGCGTCCCGCGCAGGACGCGTTTCCCCTCCTCCGTGATGGCAGCCTGCACCGTGCGGCGATCGGCGCCGCCGCGCGTCCGCGTGGCAAGACCGCGCTTTTCGAGTCGGTCGAGGATGCCGGTCAGTGTGGGTTGGCTCATCTGGAGTGCCCGGGCCAGCTCTCCGACCACGGTGATCCCGAGTCGATCCAGCTCCTGCAGCGTCGTGAACTGGGGTCCCGTCACCTGGGTCCGCAGCACGTTGGCGGCCGCAGCAGTGTCGCGCGTGGCAGAGCCCCCGCGCCGAATCAGCGGCTCACCCTGTCCCAGAAGTGCCTTGCGATCCATGCGAATCGAACTCACGCCGCTCGCAGCCAGCTCCGGCAGCTGAAAATCTAACGTCGCCAGCATTTTGGCCAAGATCCGTTCCAGCCCACGAGCGTTGGTGCGGTTGCGAATCGCGATGTCAACGATCGCGTCGAAGGCATCATCGGATAGCAGCAGTTCGACCCCGTGCTGCGCGAACCACCGGCGCTGCCGCACCAAGGGCGATTCCTCCGTGTCGCGCAGGATGCCCACCAGGTCGTCCCGACTCAGCGATGTGACCGTCGAGATCACCGCGAACCGTCCCAGAAACTCCGGGATGAAACCGTATGCCTCCAGGTCCTGCAGCTCACCACGCGCGAGCAACTCGTCGTCACTCAGGGCCGACGGATCCTCCTCGCAGACGCGGAATCCGAACGTGGACCCCGCGCTGATGCGACGCCGAATCAGTTCCGGCAGGCCGCTGAACGCCCCGGTACAAATGAACAGCATCCTGGACGTGTTGAGCGTGCATCCGGATACCGAATCGAAGCGAACCTCGACCGGGCAACCATCCAATGGTGCCAGCAGGCTCGTCTGCACGCCCTCGCCGGCGATGTCCCGAGAATTGACCTCCTGACGACGGACCTTGTCGATTTCATCGAGGAACACGATGCCGCGCTCGGCGAGCTCCGTGCTGCCGCGCGTCGCCGAAAGCAATCGGCGAAAAACGGACTCGAGATGTTCACCGACATAGCCGTTCTCGACCAGACTCGCGGCGCTGCCGAAGGCAACCGGCACGCCAAGATGCTCGGCGAGCGTGGTCACAAGGAAGGTCTTGCCCGCGCCAGTCGGCCCCAGTAACAACACGTGCCGCTTACCGAACGGAGATAGCGAGCCTGGGTGGTTTTCGCCATACGCGAGCGCGAGATAATGGCGGTAGACGCACGACGCGAGGTCGCGCTTGGCCCGCGCCTGTCCGCGTACAAAGCGATCGAGGTGCTGCACTATCTCCGCGGGAGTCGGCAGAGTCTTCCACGCCGGCATGGCCGTTTCCCCTGCGCTGCGCGGCACATCGCGACTCCTCATGGGCCGCCCAAGCCCGCCGAGTACGCGATGGCGAAGCCGCAGATCGCCATCCTACCCGACGCCGCAAGTGGAATTCGGCGCAGATGCTGGGGCTGTCACGGGAGCGCTTGCGTGGTAATTGACAGGCAGCGAAGTCCGAGATGTTCTCGCTTGAGCAACATCAGTTCCTGACAATTGTCCAGAGCGAAATGGTCGTTCAACCCCCTGGGTGTCAACGGCGGTTGCAAAGTGCAGCGCCTAGGGGGTTGCCGATGGTCGGTCGAGCAGTGCGGCGCCCTGGCCCCGTCGGCCGCGTCTGCCATCTCACGGTTGGAACACCGACTCCACTTCGCTCCCACTCTCGGTTGCCCGCCGCACCGTCGCTCGGAGCGCTGCCAGCTTCGCTCGCCAGTCGGCGGCCTTCAGCGCATACCCGCACTCCGGGGCCGCTGCGTTCCACTCCTGGTAGAAGCTCAGCATCGCGCTAGCGACTTGGTGGGCTAGGTCGGAATCAAGCCCGGTGGTTTGCTCGGCCGAGTCCGCCGCCGCCAGGAAATAGGTCTCCGCTTCCGCGTACTTGCGGCGCTGCGCCAGACACATGCCCAGCCCCAGCGAGGCGCGGGTCCGAATGAGAATCTCCCGCGAACCGCTGGCCTCCGCAACATTCTGCCGGAAGGCGT is a genomic window containing:
- a CDS encoding AAA family ATPase gives rise to the protein MPAWKTLPTPAEIVQHLDRFVRGQARAKRDLASCVYRHYLALAYGENHPGSLSPFGKRHVLLLGPTGAGKTFLVTTLAEHLGVPVAFGSAASLVENGYVGEHLESVFRRLLSATRGSTELAERGIVFLDEIDKVRRQEVNSRDIAGEGVQTSLLAPLDGCPVEVRFDSVSGCTLNTSRMLFICTGAFSGLPELIRRRISAGSTFGFRVCEEDPSALSDDELLARGELQDLEAYGFIPEFLGRFAVISTVTSLSRDDLVGILRDTEESPLVRQRRWFAQHGVELLLSDDAFDAIVDIAIRNRTNARGLERILAKMLATLDFQLPELAASGVSSIRMDRKALLGQGEPLIRRGGSATRDTAAAANVLRTQVTGPQFTTLQELDRLGITVVGELARALQMSQPTLTGILDRLEKRGLATRTRGGADRRTVQAAITEEGKRVLRGTPSALQEGVRRELAKLDEWERTLMRAMLQRLAAIVSAALPKAADATRRSAETTPPAPQ